The DNA window CACCCATCTGGCTCTGATCAACGCGGTGATGCACGTGATCCGTGCGGAGCAGGCCGCGATCGTGCCGATCACCGTGCACGGGTCGACGAACGCGCCCGGTTCGATTATCGATGGTCACTCGCCGGCGGATCAGCCGGTCGACGAGGGCTTTCGCTCCTAGCTCGGAGAGCAGACCAGGGCGCCTGATCGGGCGTGGAACTTCGCGTCCGGGCGTGGAATTTGACATGAAGTCGCGCAGTTCCACTCCCGAAGCGCGAAGTCACTCCCAAAAGCGAGCCCATCCGACCCAAAGCGATCGGCGGCCCCCCCGGCGACCGCCTGAACGGCTAGAGCCACCCGACCCGAGCGCCGGCGCCGCCCTGGTCATCGGCCGGCGCCCCCGGCGGCTCGGCCAACTCTCCGTTGTGCACGCGCGACAGCAGCGACGCGACCGTCGCGGCTATCTCCGCCGCCGCTCGGGCGAGGTCGACCGCGTCGGTTGGTCCCACCTCCTCGGCGCTTATGTCTGCGCCGGCGAGAAGCGACGGAAGGTCGCGCAGTCTTTCGGTCAGCCAGCCGACCGGATCGGCGCTCAACTCGGGTTCGAACTGACGCTGCCCGGGCTCCCATCCGCGAAAGCTCGGATGGTGATGGGTGCGGTCGTGGCTTCCGGGTGTCCCGTCGACGGTCTCCAACAGGTCGGCACGCCAGATCGGGCGGTCGATGACGATCGGCTGGGCTGCGTATATCGACCCGGTTAGCGGCGGCCGCTCGAGGAATCTCACCTCCAGCCGGACACCTCGCTCGGCGCCTTCTTGGCCGGGCGCAGGGTCAGGATCCTGGAAGTAGAGGTCGCTCGCCACCACGCCAACTCGCTCGAATCCCCACGTGTACAGCACGGTTGCCGAGCCTAGGGCGCTGCGCGTGGTAACACCTGGGGGGTGCGAATCCTGGTCACCAACGACGACGGCATTCATTCCGACGGTCTCAGAACGCTCGCGATCGCGATGCGCAGGTTCGGCGACGTGACCGTCGTGGCGCCCGACGACGAGTACTCCGGCGCCAGCGCCGCGCTCGGCGCGCTGCACAACATGCACCCGGAGGTGCATCAGATGACCCTGGAGGGGCTCGACCAGGTTTGGGCGGTCAGCGGCCCGCCGGCGCTCTGCGTGATGTTCGCTCGTCTCGGTGCGTTCGGGCCCCCGTTCGACCTGGTCGTCTCGGGCATCAACCCAGGAGTCAACGTGGGCCGTTCGGTATATCACTCGGGGACCGTCGGCGCGGCCCTCACGGCGAGGTCCGGCGGCATGACGGGTGTGGCGATCAGCCAGGCGGTTCACGGGTTCGGGATCGAAGGTCAGGGATGGGACGAAATGCTGCGCGATCAATGCTGGGAGGGAGCGGCCGCAGTCGCTTCGGCAGTAGTCGGGGCTCTCGTCGTTGATCTGCCGCCGGCGCCGGTCGTTGTGAACGTCAACGTTCCCAACCTTGATGTCGAAAAGATGCGTGGGTGGCAGCGAGCGACCATCGGACGGATTCCTCCGCGGGTGATTGCAGAAGCTCACCTCGAGCCGAAGGTGGGGCACCCCGGTAGCTTCCGGGTGGTGATGAAGTGGGGGGACGCGGTGTCGTTGCCTGAGGGCACCGACGGTGGCGCGGTAGAGCGCGATCTCGTGTCGGTGACGATGCTCGGCAGCTTGTCCGAGTCTGCTGACGCCCACCCGCTCGAAGCCGATGAACTGGCGATGTCCGCGATCGCGCGATCACTCGACGACCTGTTCGGCGAGGCGCTGAAGGCCGGTTGAAACCCTTAACCGAACTGTTGGCTCACGAAGATCTGAGCCCCATCGAGCGGTCAAACTCGCCGGCAGCCTGATAGCCCGCTGCGACGTCGCGCTCGGCTTGGGTCAGCAGCGTCTGGTTTTTCGACTGGACCGCCTGCAGGATCTCTGTCGAGCCGTTGTAGAAGTCGTTGATCATTTCGCGCCACGGGGCGGTGGCGGATCCCCCGGGGTTCGGAAGGGAAGACGCGGCGGCCACGTCGCTGTGCAGGGTCTGCCAGTCGGCAAGCCACTTGCTGGCCGACCCGCCCTGGGCGGGATTGTCCGCGTTCAGGGCGAGCTGATCCTGCTTGATCGTGTTGATCGTCGCGGAGTGATCGGCGAGCCAGGCGCGCTGGGAAATAGTCGTCGAACCCGAGAATGCGACAAGGATGCCGATCCAGGCAGCGAACCCCAGAAAGCCGACGACTACCGGCCATCGGATCATTCGCGGCGGCACGTAATGCCCGACCGCGACCAGCCTCGGCCACGGGGGTCCGCTGACCGCCGCCGGATCGGGTGGAGCGAACCCGGGGCGGGCCCATTGCTGACCGGCGCCCTGTTGACTGCCCCATTGTTGAGTGCCCCATTGCTGACTGGTCTGCCCCCACTGCTGACCGCGCGGCGCGTTCCAACCATCCGGTTGTGGAGGTGGTGCGGATTGCCCGGCCGGCGAGCTTTCGCCCCACTCGTCGGGGGGGTAGGGGGTCGACGCCGGTAAGCCGGTGTTGTGCTCCTCGTTGCCGGGCCGGTCCCATGGGTCGTCCCAAGACGGGCCCGTAGACGGCCCAGGTTTCGGGGGCGGAGGAGGAGGTGGTGTGTCGGTCAATACGGCTCAGGGCGCGGTGTCGAAGGGCGGGTAGGCGTCGGTCAAAAGGTAGAAGTACCCATTCACCCGGAACGCCCAACGGAAGTAACCAATGGCGAAGCTTCGCAACCCCTCCGGCCAGCGCCCGGTGAACAGGACCGCGAACCACGCGACGGCAAGAGCGAGGAAGGCGATGATCCCGAAAAGGGAGAGGACGATGAAATGCGGGATGACCAAGAGTCCCCGGAAGAACGTCGTCAGGCGGTTCCGTTCAACTGCGCGCGCCGACCACAAAGCAGCCGGGTAATCGCCCGGATCAACGTGACCGGGAACCGGGCTGAAGCTCGGATACTCCACGGTCCACGCGTACAGGTAGCAAGTGATCCGCCACTGGTAGCGGAGCACTCCCGCGATGTAGTCAGTCCAGCTGTCGGGCATTCGGCCGGTGAACAGGATGGCGAACCACCCGAGGAAGGCGACGATCTCTGCGCCGATCATCAGCAGGTACAACCAGATCTGGTGCGGTACTACCAGCAGCCAGTTGACGAGAGGACGCCACCTCTCAACGGTTTCGGGGCTGCTTACGTCGAGACCTAGCGGATACCCGCCGCTTTCATAGGGGACTGCCGCTGCTGTCATCTCGGAAACTCCCTTCGGGAGATGTCTGGCGCTACGGCGGTTCGGCGCCGACAGTAGCGGGCTGGCGACTCGCCACGGCGGATGCCGGTTCGCGCTGTAACCGCGAACGCGTCTGCCGAGTTTTTTTCAGGATGCCGGCGTGAATGCGGCGACTACAGCCGGGCTACGGCGAGAACGTGGCCGCTGGAATCGACCAGCCGGGCCTCGGTGACCCCCGTCAATCCCGAGGGATCCGGCGTGCTCCACGTCCCGCTTCCCTTCACCAGGTCGAACGAGCCCATCGTCGTCACGGTGCCATCGGCGTGGATGACCTCGCAGGTGACCCGGCCGGTCGTGTTGACGCCGTTCACACTGACGGTAAGCCATGACGGATGACCGTAGGTTTCGACCTCTCCGACCGCGTGGCCGGCTGAGATCAGGTCCGCTTGGGTTTGGACGTGATGGTGAGTCGTGGTCTGACCAGCCATCCACCCGATGGCTCCGAAGACCAGTGCGACAGCCGCGGCGGCGGAGAGAACCGCAAACCGGCGCGAGTTGATCGGGAAGAGCAAACGCCGGATGCCCGAGTGGGACGCGCTCGCGAGAACCCGCCGGTCGAAACCAAGAGGCGGTTCGGTGCCCGGCACGAGCTCGAGCAGGCGGTCGGCGACGGGGGTCAGGGATGCGACTTCGGCCGCGCACTGCGGGCAGGACCGCAGGTGCATCCGTGCGGATTCCGCCTCGGCTTCGGGGAGTATCCCGAGGGCGAGCTCCGGAGCGAGGTCAATCACGTGACCCTCGTTGCTGGGTGTGTGTGGCTCAGCCATGGTGCAGTACCCCTGGATCGAGCGCTGAGCGAAGCTTGTGCATCGCGGAGCGGATGCGGGTTTTCGCGGTCCCCAGCGGAATGTCCTCGGCGTCGGCGACCTGCTGCGCGGTGAAGCCGTAGACGCCGGCCATCACCACCGCCCGGGCCTGCTCTGCGGGTAGCGACCCGATCGCTTGTCGAAGCTCGGCAGCCGACTCTTTGCGCATCGATAGCTGCTCGGGCTCGTCGAATCCGGGACCCATGAGCCGGACGAGGTCCGACGGGTCGAGAGGAGTCGACTTGCGCCCCCGGGCGGCGTCCACGGCGAGGTTGTGGGCGATCGTTGTGAGCCAGGTCCGGACCGACCCTCGGGTCGAGTCGAATCCCGGGGCTGCCCGCCACGCACGCACGAACGTCTGTTGGGCGACGTCTTCGGCCAGGGATGCTTCACCGAGCACGGCCAAGGCAACACCGAAGATGTGCCTTTGGAAGCGCCTGACGAACGCCAGGCCGACTTCGGGGCCCCCGCCGGCCAACCCGGCGAGGAGGGCCTCGTCGCTCATGCGATCCGCTGGCAGCCCGATTCGCGGCACAACCAATGATACGAGCGGGGCGGCGTTTTCGATTGGTCGGCGTTTCCGTTTGTTCAATCGGCGTACAGAGGGCGTTCAGGCGGGCCTTGCCGGCCCGCTCCGGGAGCGGCCGCAGAAGTGCCTCCGACTCAGGTCAGGCGCCGGCGCACGGCCCGACCCCTGCCGTCTTGCGGAACACTTCGCCGACGACGGGGCTGTACGGCCGGGGGGATTCATGCTCGGCGTATGACCCGATCGCCACGAGAGTCGGATCCGTGGCGAGAAGACGGTCAACCGACGCCACCTGCGACGTGACCGCCTTCTGCCAAGCCGATCCTCTCGCGCCGAGCTTGCGTACCGGGTTCACCTCCAGGACGTGGGCGCCGACCGGAAGTGCGGCGATCAAGGGCCCGACGGTCATGCACGGGTCGGCGCGCTCCAGGCGCGGCACGATGTTGCGCCAGTCGACGACCGTAGGGTCGGTCACCAAACCAGTGGGGGTCGCATATATCAGACCTTTCGGGAGGTAGTACGCAAGCACTGCGAGTTGCTCCGTTTGGGTCACGACCACCAGGTCGCCGGGTGCGAGCTCCGGTCTGGATGCGCCGGCTACCGAGCCGACGTTGCTCTTGGCGAACGGGAAGCTCGGGTTTGGCAGGAGCGCTCCGATCGCGCTCCACCCGGCCAGCACGGCACAAGTCGATCCGAGAACGACGCGCCCGGTTTGGCTCGAGCTGAGCGCGCCGGCAGCGGCCAGCAGGATCGGCGCGACTATCACTGCCAGGTACCGAACCGTCCAGGACGGCTCGATCTGCGCCCCCAGAAAACCCACCACCCCGGTAACCAGCCCGATCCCGCACAGAAGCCCGGCGAGTTGCGACTCCGCAGCCGGTCGGAGCTTGTGGGTGCGCCAAGCTCCGTACGCGAGGAACGGAGCGACCGCGAAGTTCAGCGTTCCGCCCAGCGCCGATCCCTGATCCGCGAAGAAGTTCCCGATGTTCGGACGGACCGCCCACGGGGCCGCCGTGCTGCTCGCCTGGTCGAGGAAGAACGGCAGCCATGGAAGCCACAGTGCGAACGCGGCTGCACCCGCCGCGCACACCTGGGCGGCCAGCCGGCGGTTCCCCTGGTACCACGCCAGCCCGGCGAGGACGCCGACGGTGACCAGGGTGAGGTAGATGCCCCAGTTGTGTGTGTAGAGAAGGAGCGCGTAGGCAGCTACCGCCGCGACAGCGTCGCGAGCGTCTCGGTCGCGTACCGCACGCACCGCGAAGGTGATCCCGACGATCGACAAGACGATGACGATCGGATACATCCTGGTCTCGGTCGAGTACCACTCCAGAAACGGGTTGGTCGCCATCAGGACGGCCGCCCACCTCCCCCCGCGCCGGCCAAACAGCTCCTTGCCGGACCAGTACGCCAGTGGGATCGAAAGAAGCGAGAACGTGAGCGGCAGCAGATGGGTGGCGATCTCCGACCGGCCGAACCCGATCATCCAAAAGTGCAGCAGGACGTAGAAGAGCGGAGGCGAGCCGTCACGTGTCAGCAGGGCGGGGATCTGGGTGACGTGGTGAGACGAGATCCCGATGCTGATGCCCTCGTCGATCCAGTACGACCGGCCGATGAACGGCACCCGCAATGCGAGAGCGAAGACCACGAGGGCGCCGACCAGGACGCGGTCGGTCTCGACCGCACGGAGCCTGCTGGAGGCGCGCTCGGATGGCCTGACTACCAGGACTTCTTGAATCGTGGTCACGCCTGGGGCGCCGCCTTCAAGCCGGTGAACTCGGGAGGGACCCCCAAAGGCTAGCCGTGGCGGCTCTGGCGGGGGAGGTAGGAGGTCTCGAGCCCCGGCCGGGTTATGTAGTCGCGTGGCGCCGGAGGTCCTCCAGGTCCACCCATTCCAGCGCCCGGATGTGGGTCGATTCGAGGACGACGTCGGGCGCCACGCCGGCGTCGAAGGCCTCCTTCCAGCGGGCTGCGCACAGGCACCACTGGTCTCCGGCTTGGAGGCCGGCGAAGCCGGGTTGGGGACTGCTCAGGTCGTTGCCGACGGTCTTGCTGTACTCGAGGAACTCAGGCGTGACCTTCGCGCAGACCACGTGAACGCCAAGATCGTCGGCGCCGGTGTTGCAGCACCCGTCACGGTAGAAGCCGGTCAACGGGTCGTAGTTGCACGGTTCGAGCTCACCGCCGAGGACGTTCTTCGCCATGCACCCATCCTGACGCATCCTCCCCGCCCTGGAGGGGCAGACTATTTCCTGTGAGGATCCTGATAGTGGAGGACGAGTTGTCCATGGCCAACTCGCTCGCGCGGGGTCTAGAAGCCGAGGGCTACGCCGTCGACGTCGCTTTGGACGGCGAGGACGGCCTGGCGCGCGCCCGTCAGCATCCCTACGACGCGGTCGTCCTGGACCTGATGCTGCCGAAGCTCAACGGCTATGCGGTGACAAAGGCGCTGCGCGACGCCGGAGAGCGAGTGCCGGTCCTGATGCTCACCGCCAAACAGGGAGAGTTCGATCAGACCGAAGCCTTGGATACCGGGGCGGACGACTTCCTTTCGAAGCCTTTTTCCTATCCGGTGCTGCTCGCCCGGTTGCGGGCCCTGATCAGGCGGGGAGGGGCACCGCAAGGAGCGGTTCTCGTCCACGGCGACCTGAGGCTCGACTCCCGGGACCACCGGTGCTGGCGTGCGGACGAGGAGGTGACCCTCACACCCCGCGAGTTCGCTCTGCTCACGTACCTGATGCACCGCCCCGGGGAGACGGTTTCCAAGAACGAGCTTCTCGACCACGTCTGGGATCCTTCGGCAGAGCGCGACCCGAACGTCGTCGAGGTGTACGTGGGTTACCTGCGCCGCAAGCTCGACCGGCCCGGCGAGCAATCGCACATCGAGACGGTCCGGAGCTACGGGTACCGCCTGTGCGGGGCCGCTCAAGGGGCGGCATGATCCGGCGAACGCGAGCGGTTTTCTCCGCGGTTCGGCACGCGTTCGACGGGCTTCGCGTACGGGTGACCCTGAGCGCGGTTCTGGCCGTCGGCTGCGCGCTCGGTGTCTCGGCTGCGATCGTCGAGGCGACTTTCGCGCACGAACGCCAGCACATCCTGGTCACAACCGCGAATGAGCAGGCCCGGGTGGTCACCGCGATGAATCCCGAATTGGTCCCGCCGATACAGCTGCCGCCCTCCCAGTCTCTGGAGTCCGGATTGGTGCAGGTTCTCCACTCGGGCAAGGTCGTCGCCGCAAGCCGGGAATTGCGGCGGGAGCCGCCGCTATGGATTCCAGGCGACCCTCAGGTACAAACCAACGACTACATCCTCGCCGGCCAGGCCAGGGACGTCCACGTGGTCGAGGTGCCCGTCAGTTTCGGGTCGACCCACGACAACGTAGTGGTGGTCACCTCGCTCGACCAGTACGACAACAGCCTGCTCTACGTCCAGCGCCTCCTCGAGTTCGGCCTGCCTGCCCTGTTGCTGGTTCTGGCGGTCATCTGCTGGATGATCGTCGGAAGGGCGCTGCGTCCCATCGAGGCGCTCCGGAGGGAGGTGGCCGACGTGGCCGCTGTCTCCGGTGCCCATCGGGTGGCGGAGCCACCGACCGACGACGAGGTTGGCCGGCTTGCCCGGACCCTCAACTCGATGCTCGATCGCCTGGAGGCGTCAACCCTCCGGGAGCGAAGGTTCCTATCCGACGCGTCGCACGAGCTGCGCTCGCCGATCGCCAACATCCGCACGGAGATCGAGGTCGCACTGCACCATCCGGACCGGACCGAGTGGCCACGGGTCGCCGGTGAGGTTTTGGCTCAGGACGAGCGGATGGGACATCTCGTCGAGTCTCTGCTGATGCTCGCCCGTTCCGACGAGGGCCACCTTGCGTCTGTCGACCCGAGTACCGTGCCCACCGATCTCGCAGCCGTGGCCGATCAGGTGGTCGCCGAGGTCGGCGGCCGCTGCGACGGCGTGTCGGTAGTCGCGGTCACCCACCCGACCCCGGTCGAGGTTCCTGCGGTCTACCTCGAGCGGATCATAGGGAACCTCGTCGACAACGCCTGCCGCTACGCCGCCTCGCTTGTCGAAGTGAGGGTCACGAGCCACGGCGGTTCCGCTGTTCTCAGGGTGTCGGACGACGGGCCCGGCGTTCCCGTCACCGACCGCGGCCGGATCTTCGAACGATTCGTGCGCCTGGACGAGGCGCGAGACCGGGTGCACGGCGGTTTCGGCCTGGGCCTGGCGATCGTCGCCGACCTTTGCCGGGCCTTCGGCGGGACGATCGACATATCTGATGCGGACGGCGGGGGAGCCGTGTTCACGATGTGGATGCCGCTGTACGCGGGTCCCGTGGCGCCGGCGACTCCGGCGGCCTCCCCAGCTCAGGGTCAGCCCTCGGACTCGGAACCGGACCGCCCTCCGATGGTCAGGAGCTAGCCGCCGGATACCACGGGCGCGCACGTGGTCCGGGAAGCGGACCTGAACACCGCAGACAGCTGGATCAATCCGGGCTGGTAGGCCTCCACGGAGGTCCACCCATCCGGCGCTGGCCCCACGCATCCGGTTCCCGAGGCGATCGACCAGAAGGCGGTGTAGCGAACCCGCACCGTGATCAGGCCGGGTGCGGTCGCGTCGACGCTGAAATGGTCAGGCGTCAAGGAGGTGAGCTCCCCGCTGCCGGTGGCCAGGCCGGGGCTTCCGTCCACCCGCCAGAGCTTCCACTGAGGGTTCTCCCAAACGAGGTGGAGGACGCTCACCTGCCCGGAGGCGAGGAGCTTTCCTTCCGCTTTTGCGGCGTAGTCGA is part of the Acidimicrobiales bacterium genome and encodes:
- a CDS encoding sigma-70 family RNA polymerase sigma factor is translated as MSDEALLAGLAGGGPEVGLAFVRRFQRHIFGVALAVLGEASLAEDVAQQTFVRAWRAAPGFDSTRGSVRTWLTTIAHNLAVDAARGRKSTPLDPSDLVRLMGPGFDEPEQLSMRKESAAELRQAIGSLPAEQARAVVMAGVYGFTAQQVADAEDIPLGTAKTRIRSAMHKLRSALDPGVLHHG
- a CDS encoding response regulator transcription factor → MRILIVEDELSMANSLARGLEAEGYAVDVALDGEDGLARARQHPYDAVVLDLMLPKLNGYAVTKALRDAGERVPVLMLTAKQGEFDQTEALDTGADDFLSKPFSYPVLLARLRALIRRGGAPQGAVLVHGDLRLDSRDHRCWRADEEVTLTPREFALLTYLMHRPGETVSKNELLDHVWDPSAERDPNVVEVYVGYLRRKLDRPGEQSHIETVRSYGYRLCGAAQGAA
- a CDS encoding glycosyltransferase family 39 protein, which gives rise to MTTIQEVLVVRPSERASSRLRAVETDRVLVGALVVFALALRVPFIGRSYWIDEGISIGISSHHVTQIPALLTRDGSPPLFYVLLHFWMIGFGRSEIATHLLPLTFSLLSIPLAYWSGKELFGRRGGRWAAVLMATNPFLEWYSTETRMYPIVIVLSIVGITFAVRAVRDRDARDAVAAVAAYALLLYTHNWGIYLTLVTVGVLAGLAWYQGNRRLAAQVCAAGAAAFALWLPWLPFFLDQASSTAAPWAVRPNIGNFFADQGSALGGTLNFAVAPFLAYGAWRTHKLRPAAESQLAGLLCGIGLVTGVVGFLGAQIEPSWTVRYLAVIVAPILLAAAGALSSSQTGRVVLGSTCAVLAGWSAIGALLPNPSFPFAKSNVGSVAGASRPELAPGDLVVVTQTEQLAVLAYYLPKGLIYATPTGLVTDPTVVDWRNIVPRLERADPCMTVGPLIAALPVGAHVLEVNPVRKLGARGSAWQKAVTSQVASVDRLLATDPTLVAIGSYAEHESPRPYSPVVGEVFRKTAGVGPCAGA
- a CDS encoding HAMP domain-containing sensor histidine kinase, whose product is MIRRTRAVFSAVRHAFDGLRVRVTLSAVLAVGCALGVSAAIVEATFAHERQHILVTTANEQARVVTAMNPELVPPIQLPPSQSLESGLVQVLHSGKVVAASRELRREPPLWIPGDPQVQTNDYILAGQARDVHVVEVPVSFGSTHDNVVVVTSLDQYDNSLLYVQRLLEFGLPALLLVLAVICWMIVGRALRPIEALRREVADVAAVSGAHRVAEPPTDDEVGRLARTLNSMLDRLEASTLRERRFLSDASHELRSPIANIRTEIEVALHHPDRTEWPRVAGEVLAQDERMGHLVESLLMLARSDEGHLASVDPSTVPTDLAAVADQVVAEVGGRCDGVSVVAVTHPTPVEVPAVYLERIIGNLVDNACRYAASLVEVRVTSHGGSAVLRVSDDGPGVPVTDRGRIFERFVRLDEARDRVHGGFGLGLAIVADLCRAFGGTIDISDADGGGAVFTMWMPLYAGPVAPATPAASPAQGQPSDSEPDRPPMVRS
- a CDS encoding DUF2237 domain-containing protein — protein: MAKNVLGGELEPCNYDPLTGFYRDGCCNTGADDLGVHVVCAKVTPEFLEYSKTVGNDLSSPQPGFAGLQAGDQWCLCAARWKEAFDAGVAPDVVLESTHIRALEWVDLEDLRRHATT
- a CDS encoding DUF4389 domain-containing protein, translating into MTAAAVPYESGGYPLGLDVSSPETVERWRPLVNWLLVVPHQIWLYLLMIGAEIVAFLGWFAILFTGRMPDSWTDYIAGVLRYQWRITCYLYAWTVEYPSFSPVPGHVDPGDYPAALWSARAVERNRLTTFFRGLLVIPHFIVLSLFGIIAFLALAVAWFAVLFTGRWPEGLRSFAIGYFRWAFRVNGYFYLLTDAYPPFDTAP
- the surE gene encoding 5'/3'-nucleotidase SurE — protein: MRILVTNDDGIHSDGLRTLAIAMRRFGDVTVVAPDDEYSGASAALGALHNMHPEVHQMTLEGLDQVWAVSGPPALCVMFARLGAFGPPFDLVVSGINPGVNVGRSVYHSGTVGAALTARSGGMTGVAISQAVHGFGIEGQGWDEMLRDQCWEGAAAVASAVVGALVVDLPPAPVVVNVNVPNLDVEKMRGWQRATIGRIPPRVIAEAHLEPKVGHPGSFRVVMKWGDAVSLPEGTDGGAVERDLVSVTMLGSLSESADAHPLEADELAMSAIARSLDDLFGEALKAG